The proteins below come from a single Pseudomonadales bacterium genomic window:
- a CDS encoding STAS domain-containing protein, with translation MTIQSKFSHDTSELVISVEGRFDFSSHQEFCAAYENVESMPEQFTIDMRSTSYLDSSALGMLLLLRDFAGGDHAKILIINANEDVRKILTISNFEQLFDIQ, from the coding sequence ATGACAATTCAGTCAAAATTTTCTCATGACACCTCAGAGCTTGTCATTTCCGTTGAAGGTCGTTTCGACTTCAGTTCCCACCAAGAATTCTGTGCGGCTTACGAGAACGTTGAGTCTATGCCAGAGCAATTTACCATTGATATGCGCTCAACCAGCTATTTAGACAGCTCAGCCTTAGGCATGTTACTGCTTCTTAGGGACTTTGCAGGCGGTGATCACGCCAAAATACTTATTATCAATGCGAATGAGGATGTTCGAAAAATTCTAACCATTTCCAACTTCGAACAGCTCTTTGATATTCAATAG